From one Rosa rugosa chromosome 4, drRosRugo1.1, whole genome shotgun sequence genomic stretch:
- the LOC133706621 gene encoding uncharacterized protein LOC133706621 isoform X1 — protein sequence MGVRARPNLSGEAEDDTIPLMISKLKTAFLPADFQRAERALLARESNLRREIEKLKKENARLLEDNQFRELAMLRVETDSKGVIFEQRRKIRELETQKLKLEALVKSEYEGWKGLISKLEGDAKKLSGEKGVGFRSSNVGVVVKLEREFGANEVGGVASSAGSSILSEGNGGVKVSGIRKSSSEDAGLIDRHNECAPREIEMLCENSEIHKGTGSLGLTGVERKLRVLKRKPASSLSGSDDENRGGNFKKDKNSDSEMKQLQKLSIQPDGPLIKQCTEILDFSGSNDSEIQNLPSHEQVNSRQSEEKIMAEQTSQPFLKALMEVSSAFDNDPHADLSSSCSSSSSDSEDDCLLLSALDDIMPKAKAREGSCSV from the exons ATGGGGGTTAGGGCACGGCCCAATTTGAGCGGCGAAGCCGAAGACGACACCATTCCGCTCATGATTTCGAAGCTCAAGACGGCGTTTCTCCCCGCCGACTTCCAACGCGCCGAGCGGGCCTTACTCGCCAGAGAATCCAATCTGAGGCGAGAAATCGAGAAGCTGAAGAAGGAAAACGCGAGGCTTCTGGAAGACAACCAATTCCGGGAGCTGGCGATGCTGAGAGTGGAGACTGATTCGAAAGGTGTGATCTTTGAGCAGAGGAGGAAGATCAGGGAGCTGGAGACGCAGAAATTGAAGCTCGAGGCGTTGGTTAAGAGCGAGTATGAAGGATGGAAGGGGCTGATTTCGAAGCTGGAGGGAGATGCGAAGAAATTGAGCGGCGAAAAGGGTGTGGGTTTCAGGAGCAGCAATGTTGGTGTGGTGGTGAAATTAGAGAGGGAGTTTGGTGCTAATGAAGTTGGAGGCGTGGCGTCGAGTGCAGGGAGCTCGATTCTCAGTGAAGGAAATGGAGGTGTCAAAGTTTCAG GTATTCGGAAATCTTCATCTGAAGATGCTGGTTTGATTGATAGACATAATGAGTGTGCTCCCAGGGAAATCGAGATGCTGTGTGAGAATTCTGAAATACATAAAGGCACTGGATCTTTGGGTTTGACTGGTGTAGAAAGGAAGCTAAGGGTTCTTAAAAGAAAACCAGCGTCATCTTTAAGTGGTAGTGATGATGAAAACAGGGGTGGCAATTTTAAGAAAGATAAAAACTCAGACAGTGAGATGAAGCAACTCCAGAAGTTGAGCATTCAGCCTGATGGTCCTCTTATCAAGCAATGCACAGAAatacttgatttttctggtAGTAATGActctgaaattcaaaatttaccAAGTCATGAGCAAGTGAACTCAAGGCAATCTGAAGAGAAAATTATGGCAGAACAGACGTCACAACCTTTTCTCAAGGCTCTTATGGAGGTGAGTAGTGCTTTTGATAATGATCCTCATGCCGATCTTAGTTCTAGTTGCAGTTCAAGTTCCTCTGACTCTGAAGATGACTGTCTACTACTATCTGCACTTGATGATATTATGCCAAAAGCCAAAGCAAGAGAG GGGAGCTGTTCTGTCTAA
- the LOC133706621 gene encoding uncharacterized protein LOC133706621 isoform X2, with amino-acid sequence MGVRARPNLSGEAEDDTIPLMISKLKTAFLPADFQRAERALLARESNLRREIEKLKKENARLLEDNQFRELAMLRVETDSKGVIFEQRRKIRELETQKLKLEALVKSEYEGWKGLISKLEGDAKKLSGEKGVGFRSSNVGVVVKLEREFGANEVGGVASSAGSSILSEGNGGVKVSGIRKSSSEDAGLIDRHNECAPREIEMLCENSEIHKGTGSLGLTGVERKLRVLKRKPASSLSGSDDENRGGNFKKDKNSDSEMKQLQKLSIQPDGPLIKQCTEILDFSGSNDSEIQNLPSHEQVNSRQSEEKIMAEQTSQPFLKALMEGSCSV; translated from the exons ATGGGGGTTAGGGCACGGCCCAATTTGAGCGGCGAAGCCGAAGACGACACCATTCCGCTCATGATTTCGAAGCTCAAGACGGCGTTTCTCCCCGCCGACTTCCAACGCGCCGAGCGGGCCTTACTCGCCAGAGAATCCAATCTGAGGCGAGAAATCGAGAAGCTGAAGAAGGAAAACGCGAGGCTTCTGGAAGACAACCAATTCCGGGAGCTGGCGATGCTGAGAGTGGAGACTGATTCGAAAGGTGTGATCTTTGAGCAGAGGAGGAAGATCAGGGAGCTGGAGACGCAGAAATTGAAGCTCGAGGCGTTGGTTAAGAGCGAGTATGAAGGATGGAAGGGGCTGATTTCGAAGCTGGAGGGAGATGCGAAGAAATTGAGCGGCGAAAAGGGTGTGGGTTTCAGGAGCAGCAATGTTGGTGTGGTGGTGAAATTAGAGAGGGAGTTTGGTGCTAATGAAGTTGGAGGCGTGGCGTCGAGTGCAGGGAGCTCGATTCTCAGTGAAGGAAATGGAGGTGTCAAAGTTTCAG GTATTCGGAAATCTTCATCTGAAGATGCTGGTTTGATTGATAGACATAATGAGTGTGCTCCCAGGGAAATCGAGATGCTGTGTGAGAATTCTGAAATACATAAAGGCACTGGATCTTTGGGTTTGACTGGTGTAGAAAGGAAGCTAAGGGTTCTTAAAAGAAAACCAGCGTCATCTTTAAGTGGTAGTGATGATGAAAACAGGGGTGGCAATTTTAAGAAAGATAAAAACTCAGACAGTGAGATGAAGCAACTCCAGAAGTTGAGCATTCAGCCTGATGGTCCTCTTATCAAGCAATGCACAGAAatacttgatttttctggtAGTAATGActctgaaattcaaaatttaccAAGTCATGAGCAAGTGAACTCAAGGCAATCTGAAGAGAAAATTATGGCAGAACAGACGTCACAACCTTTTCTCAAGGCTCTTATGGAG GGGAGCTGTTCTGTCTAA